The genomic stretch GCCCGTGAGGCGCAGCAGGGCGCCATCGCGGGTAGAGGCCACCCCTTCGGCGATGTACAGGTCGGTGGGAAAACTGTCACCCTCGGCGACGATCACCGACCGACCGGGCCGCATCTCCAGCGCCGCGTGCAACACCTTGTAGATATTGATCGACGTCGTATCGCAGACGACGGTCTGGCCAGCCGCGGCTCCTATCAGACGCCCAAGGTGGTCGCCGAGTTCTATCGGCATCTCGAACCATCCGGCTGTATTCCAGGCTCGGATGAGATCCTGGGCCCATTCCTGGGTTGCCGCCTGCTGCAGCTCGCCGAAAACGGCGTGCGACGCCGCCCCGAGTGAATTGCCGTCGAGATAGATCACCCCCTCCGGCAGAATGAAACGATCGCGCATGAGGCGCAGCGGATCCTTGGCATCCATCGCTTCGATTCCAGCGAGATCAGGAATTCCACTCATGGTCTGTCAGTCCTCGGTTGTTCGCGAAGGGTTTCCCGCCACAAGCGCGTGCCCTCTGTATGGCTGTTATCAGTTTGATGTCAGAGCCGGGTGCGAACCGTCCACAGTTCGGGAAACAGCACGACCTCGAGCATCTTCTTCAGATAGGACGCGCCTGACGTGCCGCCGGTGCCGCGCTTGAGGCCGATGATGCGTTCGACCGTGGTGACGTGGTTGAAGCGCCAGCGGCGGAAATAGTCCTCGAAGTCGACCAGCTTCTCGGCCAGCTCATAGAACATCCAGTAGCGCTGCGGGTCGCGGTAGACGGTCTGCCAGGCGACCAGGACCGCTTCATTTTCGGTGCGCGTCTCACGCCAGTCCGTGCGCCTGGCATCGGCGCCGATGTCGAACCCGTTGCGCGCCAATAGCAGCAGCGCTTCATCGTAGAGCGACGGCTCGGCCAGGATCGCCTCCAGCTTGCCGCTGAGGTCCGGCCGGTGCTTGTGCGGCCCGAGCATGGCGAGGTTGCGGTTGCCGGCCATGAATTCGATGGCGCGGTACTGCCAGGACTGGAATCCGGAGGATTGGCCGAGCGCGTCGCGGAATTCGGTGTATTCGCTGGGTGTCATCGTGCGCAGCACGTCCCACGCGTTGTTCAGCTGCTCAAAGATGCGGGCGACGCGCGACAGCATCTTGAAGCTCGGCTCAAGCCGGTCGGCGCGAATGGAACGAATGGCAGCACCGATCTCATGCAAAGCGAGCTTCATCCAGAGTTCCGAGGTCTGGTGCTGGATGATGAACAGCATCTCGTCATGCGCCGACGACAGCGGCGTCTGTGCCTCCAGGACTTTTTCCAGGTGCAGATAGTCGCTGTAGGACATGCGCTCCTTGAACGACATCTGGGCGCCTTCGGACGCCGGATCGTAGGGCTCGCTCAATTGATTTTCTCCGTGCGCAGCCGGAAGCGCTGGATCTTGCCGGTCTGGGTCTTGGGCAGGGCGGCGATGAATTTGACCGAGCGCGGATATTTGTAGGGCGCGATCGTCGCCTTGACGTGGTCCTGCAGGCGCTTGATGGTCAACGCATCCGGCGCCACGCCCTGCGCCAGCACGACATGCGCCTCGACGATCTGGCCGCGTTCGCCATCCTCTGCGCCAATGACAGCACATTCGGCGACATCGGGATGCGAGAGCAGTGCTGCCTCGACCTCCGGACCGGCAATGTTGTAGCCGGCGCTGACGATCATGTCGTCGGAGCGCGCGCCGAAATGGAAGAAACCATCCTCGTCCTGGGTAAATGTGTCGCCGGTGAGGTTCCAGCCGTCGCGCACATACTCCTTCTGCCGGTCGTCGGCCATGTAGCGGCAGCCGGTCGGGCCGCGCACCGCCAACCGTCCGGTCTCGCCACGCGGTACCTCGCGCATCGCAGCGTCGACGATGCGCGCCTCATAACCGCCCACAGGCTTGCCGGTCGATGCAGGCTTCATGTCGCCAAAACGGTTGGAAATGAAGATGTGCAGCATTTCGGTGGCGCCGATGCCGTCGAGGATCGGCTTGCCGGTCTTTTTCGTCCACTCCTCGAAGACCGGAGCCGGCAATGTCTCGCCGGCCGAGACGGCGACGCGCAGCGATGACAAATCGGCACCTTCATCCATGGCCTTCAGCATGGCGCGGT from Mesorhizobium sp. NZP2077 encodes the following:
- the kynA gene encoding tryptophan 2,3-dioxygenase, yielding MSEPYDPASEGAQMSFKERMSYSDYLHLEKVLEAQTPLSSAHDEMLFIIQHQTSELWMKLALHEIGAAIRSIRADRLEPSFKMLSRVARIFEQLNNAWDVLRTMTPSEYTEFRDALGQSSGFQSWQYRAIEFMAGNRNLAMLGPHKHRPDLSGKLEAILAEPSLYDEALLLLARNGFDIGADARRTDWRETRTENEAVLVAWQTVYRDPQRYWMFYELAEKLVDFEDYFRRWRFNHVTTVERIIGLKRGTGGTSGASYLKKMLEVVLFPELWTVRTRL